The Microbacterium luteum genome includes a region encoding these proteins:
- a CDS encoding pyridoxal phosphate-dependent aminotransferase, which translates to MTERAPLSRKLSAIAESATLKVDAKAKALKAAGRPVISYAAGEPDFATPDFIVDAAAQALHDPANFRYTPAAGLPVLREAIAAKTHEDSGLEVDPSQVIVTNGGKQAVYQAFQTVVNPGDEVLLPAPYWTTYPEAIALADGVPVEVFAGADQEYKVTVAQLEAARTEKTTALVFVSPSNPTGSVYTADEVQEIAEWALEHGIWIISDEIYQNLVYEGVRATSVVEAVPEVAAQTILVNGVAKTYAMTGWRVGWMIGPADAIKLAGNLQSHLCSNVNNVAQRAALAALTGPQTEAEKMRTAFDRRRGLIVSELRKIDGVEVPTPLGAFYAYPDVTGLLGREWAGATPTTSLELADLILEKAEVAVVPGEAFGPSGYLRLSYALGEDELLEGIRRLQELFS; encoded by the coding sequence GTGACCGAACGTGCCCCGCTGTCCCGCAAACTGTCCGCGATCGCCGAGTCCGCGACCCTGAAGGTCGACGCGAAGGCGAAGGCCCTCAAGGCCGCCGGTCGGCCCGTGATCAGCTATGCCGCCGGAGAGCCCGACTTCGCCACGCCGGATTTCATCGTCGACGCCGCCGCACAGGCCCTGCACGACCCGGCGAACTTCCGCTACACGCCCGCCGCGGGTCTGCCCGTGCTGCGCGAGGCGATCGCGGCGAAGACGCACGAGGACTCCGGCCTGGAGGTGGACCCCTCGCAGGTAATCGTGACCAACGGCGGCAAGCAGGCCGTCTACCAGGCCTTCCAGACCGTGGTGAACCCCGGCGACGAGGTGCTCCTGCCCGCGCCCTACTGGACGACCTACCCCGAGGCGATCGCCCTCGCCGACGGCGTGCCCGTCGAGGTGTTCGCCGGCGCCGACCAGGAGTACAAGGTCACCGTCGCGCAGCTGGAAGCGGCTCGCACGGAGAAGACCACAGCACTCGTGTTCGTCTCGCCGTCGAACCCGACGGGCTCGGTCTACACCGCCGATGAGGTGCAGGAGATCGCCGAGTGGGCGCTCGAGCACGGCATCTGGATCATCTCGGACGAGATCTACCAGAACCTCGTCTACGAAGGCGTCCGTGCCACGTCGGTGGTCGAGGCCGTTCCCGAGGTCGCGGCGCAGACGATCCTCGTCAACGGCGTCGCGAAGACCTACGCCATGACGGGATGGCGCGTGGGCTGGATGATCGGGCCCGCCGACGCCATCAAACTCGCCGGCAACCTGCAGTCGCATCTGTGCAGCAACGTCAACAACGTCGCGCAGCGGGCCGCGCTCGCGGCCCTCACCGGACCTCAGACCGAGGCCGAGAAGATGCGCACCGCCTTCGACCGCCGTCGGGGCCTGATCGTCAGCGAGCTGCGGAAGATCGACGGCGTGGAGGTGCCGACCCCGCTCGGTGCGTTCTACGCCTACCCCGACGTCACCGGCCTCCTCGGGCGCGAGTGGGCGGGCGCGACGCCCACCACCTCCCTCGAGCTCGCCGACCTCATCCTCGAGAAGGCCGAGGTGGCGGTGGTTCCCGGCGAGGCGTTCGGGCCGAGCGGCTACCTGCGTCTGTCGTACGCACTGGGCGAGGACGAACTGCTCGAGGGCATCCGTCGCCTGCAGGAGCTGTTCTCCTGA
- a CDS encoding ABC transporter ATP-binding protein, which translates to MAEIAVQVQNLRKQYGRRNAVDDVSFDIRTGETFALLGPNGAGKSTTVEILEGYRRRSSGDVRVLGHDPARADAAFRARIGVVLQSAGELGALSVREQLTQFAGFYPHPRDVDEVIAAVGLTEHAGRRVSKLSGGQQRRVDVALGIIGRPEVLFLDEPTTGFDPAARRSFWELIRSLSAEGVTIVLTTHYLDEAAQLADRVGIIAEGRLRALGGVDDVGGASARTPVVRWREGDALRERRTDEPGAVVADLVRRRGGEPPDLEVVRPTLEDVYLDLVADSAASDPAPMEAAR; encoded by the coding sequence ATGGCAGAGATCGCGGTGCAGGTGCAGAACCTGCGCAAACAGTACGGGCGCCGAAACGCCGTGGACGACGTGTCCTTCGATATCCGCACCGGTGAGACGTTCGCCCTCCTCGGTCCGAACGGCGCGGGAAAGTCCACGACGGTCGAGATCCTCGAGGGATACCGTCGCCGCAGCAGCGGCGATGTGCGCGTGCTGGGTCACGACCCGGCGCGGGCAGATGCCGCCTTCCGTGCCCGCATCGGCGTGGTGCTGCAGTCGGCCGGCGAACTCGGCGCGCTGTCGGTGCGCGAGCAGCTGACCCAGTTCGCCGGGTTCTATCCGCACCCGCGCGACGTCGACGAGGTGATCGCCGCCGTCGGGCTGACCGAGCACGCGGGCCGCCGGGTCTCGAAGCTCTCGGGCGGACAGCAGCGCCGGGTCGACGTCGCCCTCGGGATCATCGGACGCCCCGAGGTGCTGTTCCTCGACGAGCCCACCACCGGCTTCGACCCGGCCGCCCGCCGGTCGTTCTGGGAGCTCATCCGCTCTCTCTCGGCCGAGGGGGTCACGATCGTGCTCACCACCCACTATCTCGACGAAGCCGCTCAGCTCGCCGATCGCGTCGGGATCATCGCGGAGGGGCGACTGCGCGCGCTCGGAGGCGTCGACGATGTGGGCGGGGCGTCCGCGCGGACCCCGGTCGTCCGCTGGCGCGAGGGCGATGCGCTCCGTGAGCGTCGTACGGACGAGCCCGGCGCCGTCGTCGCCGACCTGGTCAGGCGTCGCGGCGGGGAGCCGCCCGACCTCGAGGTGGTTCGCCCCACCCTCGAAGACGTCTACCTCGACCTCGTGGCCGACTCGGCCGCATCCGACCCCGCCCCGATGGAGGCCGCACGATGA
- a CDS encoding ABC transporter permease, giving the protein MSTVALGAWRARFELIQYVRSGDTLVFTFLFPIALLALFSTIFGADGDFTAGPGLPAIPVAQMYLPAMLAAGMLLSGFQNLAMDIATERTNGMLKRLGATPLSPVSYFLGKIGQVGVTAVVQAGLIILFAVVVFQVPLPTEPEKWLTFTWVFVLGIVTSALLGVALSAVPRSGRSASAVIIPIVLVVQFISGVYLFFFLLPDWLQTAASVLPVKWMAQGMREVFLPAEYAVLEQGGEWNLGGVAVALGVWLVVGLVLARLTFRWNRRDA; this is encoded by the coding sequence ATGAGCACCGTCGCGCTGGGCGCCTGGCGCGCCCGCTTCGAACTGATCCAGTACGTCCGCTCCGGAGACACTCTCGTCTTCACCTTCCTCTTCCCGATCGCGCTGCTGGCGCTCTTCTCGACGATCTTCGGCGCGGACGGCGACTTCACGGCCGGTCCGGGACTGCCCGCCATCCCCGTCGCGCAGATGTACCTGCCCGCCATGCTCGCGGCCGGCATGCTGCTGTCGGGGTTCCAGAACCTCGCGATGGACATCGCGACCGAGCGCACTAACGGGATGCTCAAGCGCTTGGGGGCGACGCCCCTGTCACCGGTCTCGTACTTCCTCGGCAAGATCGGTCAGGTCGGGGTGACGGCGGTCGTTCAGGCCGGGCTGATCATCCTGTTCGCCGTGGTGGTCTTCCAGGTGCCCCTGCCGACCGAGCCCGAGAAGTGGCTCACCTTCACGTGGGTGTTCGTGCTCGGGATCGTCACCTCCGCGCTGCTGGGAGTAGCGCTGTCGGCGGTCCCCCGGTCGGGACGAAGCGCGAGCGCCGTCATCATCCCGATCGTGCTGGTCGTGCAGTTCATCTCCGGCGTCTACCTCTTCTTCTTCCTGCTGCCCGACTGGCTGCAGACGGCAGCGAGCGTGCTGCCGGTGAAGTGGATGGCGCAGGGCATGCGGGAGGTCTTCCTGCCGGCCGAGTACGCCGTGCTCGAGCAGGGCGGGGAATGGAACCTCGGGGGCGTGGCCGTGGCGCTGGGCGTCTGGCTGGTCGTGGGTCTGGTGCTGGCGCGGCTGACGTTCCGCTGGAACCGTCGCGACGCGTAG
- a CDS encoding sensor histidine kinase: protein MYNTRWWDIAVAAGLAAIAALSLAGLGASGPSGWWLTAASLLVFVGGYAFLRPGIVTGAAPTWRLAVGIPLVVLAIVIGIAAAPFLAMLQTLAYPLVWVTTPARREAIVGSAGVAAATFVGFLLNGAFSSEAMWSGLLTAGVSLVFAVSLGLWISAIAEYGEDRARLVAELTDAQEQVERLSRERGAADERERLGRDIHDTLAQTLAGLTLLSERAGRQLARGETDAAAGTIATVEQLSRDALAEARGLVARTAAVPGDAVLEAAVERLAERFRAEAGLVVQVEVALEGDDGMTRDAQLVVLRCLQEALSNVRKHAGGASVRVIVEADASGIRLVVVDDGRGFDPDRRRTGYGLDGMADRVALAGGTLTIDTTPDRGTVLTVALPIATPPLSSLPEEQNA from the coding sequence ATGTACAACACACGTTGGTGGGACATCGCCGTCGCGGCCGGACTCGCCGCCATCGCGGCGCTCTCGCTGGCGGGCCTCGGTGCTTCGGGCCCGTCGGGGTGGTGGCTGACGGCGGCCTCGCTCCTCGTGTTCGTCGGAGGCTACGCGTTCCTGCGTCCCGGGATCGTGACGGGAGCCGCACCGACCTGGCGCCTCGCGGTGGGCATCCCGCTCGTCGTGCTGGCCATCGTCATCGGCATCGCCGCGGCGCCGTTCCTCGCGATGCTGCAGACTCTCGCCTACCCGCTCGTCTGGGTGACCACCCCCGCGCGCCGGGAAGCGATCGTGGGCAGCGCGGGCGTCGCGGCAGCCACCTTCGTGGGATTCCTGCTCAACGGGGCCTTCTCGTCGGAGGCGATGTGGTCCGGGCTGCTCACCGCCGGCGTCTCGCTCGTCTTCGCCGTCTCGCTGGGGCTGTGGATCAGCGCGATCGCCGAGTACGGCGAAGACCGTGCCCGGCTCGTCGCCGAGCTCACCGATGCGCAGGAGCAGGTCGAGCGGCTCAGCCGTGAGCGCGGCGCCGCCGACGAGCGCGAACGTCTCGGCCGCGACATCCATGACACCCTCGCTCAGACGCTCGCCGGGCTGACACTTCTCAGCGAGCGAGCCGGAAGGCAGCTGGCACGCGGCGAGACCGATGCGGCCGCGGGGACGATCGCGACCGTCGAACAGCTCTCACGCGATGCGCTCGCCGAGGCCCGGGGTCTCGTCGCCCGCACGGCCGCGGTCCCGGGCGACGCGGTCCTGGAGGCGGCGGTCGAGCGACTGGCCGAGCGATTCCGCGCTGAGGCCGGGCTCGTCGTGCAGGTCGAGGTGGCGCTCGAGGGCGACGACGGGATGACGCGCGACGCGCAGCTGGTGGTGCTGCGCTGCCTTCAGGAGGCGCTGTCGAACGTGCGCAAGCACGCCGGTGGCGCATCCGTCCGGGTCATCGTCGAGGCCGATGCCTCCGGCATCCGGCTCGTCGTGGTCGACGACGGCCGCGGATTCGATCCCGACCGCCGGCGCACGGGCTACGGCCTGGACGGCATGGCCGACCGCGTCGCGCTCGCCGGCGGGACCCTGACGATCGACACGACACCCGACCGGGGCACCGTGCTCACGGTCGCCCTGCCGATCGCCACGCCTCCGCTATCGAGCCTCCCCGAGGAGCAGAACGCATGA
- a CDS encoding response regulator, with amino-acid sequence MIRLVIVDDHPVVRAGLVGLLSDEPGLEVVGEAADGAAAVRIVAATAPDVVLMDLRMPGVDGVEATARLVSEHAARVLILTTYESDDQILAAIEAGASGYLLKAAPRDEIVAGIHSVAAGQTALSPQVAVRLVERMREPATESAASLTTRETEVLRLVAAGRSNKQIAVDLGIGESTVKTHLLRVFDKLGVTDRTRAVTLAMERGLLP; translated from the coding sequence ATGATCCGCCTGGTCATCGTCGACGACCATCCCGTCGTGCGCGCCGGTCTCGTGGGCCTGCTCTCCGACGAGCCGGGGCTGGAGGTCGTCGGGGAAGCCGCCGACGGAGCGGCGGCGGTGCGGATCGTCGCGGCCACCGCACCCGATGTCGTCCTCATGGATCTGCGCATGCCCGGTGTCGACGGCGTCGAGGCCACCGCGCGCCTGGTGTCCGAGCACGCCGCTCGCGTGCTCATCCTCACCACCTACGAATCCGACGACCAGATCCTCGCTGCCATCGAAGCCGGCGCGAGCGGATATCTGCTGAAGGCCGCCCCGCGGGACGAGATCGTCGCGGGCATCCACTCGGTCGCCGCCGGGCAGACCGCGCTGAGCCCGCAGGTGGCGGTGCGGCTCGTGGAGCGCATGCGAGAGCCGGCGACGGAATCGGCGGCATCCCTCACCACCCGGGAGACCGAGGTGCTGCGCCTGGTCGCGGCCGGACGCAGCAACAAGCAGATCGCCGTCGATCTCGGCATCGGCGAGTCGACCGTCAAGACGCACCTGCTGCGCGTGTTCGACAAGCTCGGCGTCACCGACCGCACCCGCGCGGTGACCCTCGCGATGGAGCGCGGTCTGCTTCCCTGA
- the aceB gene encoding malate synthase A encodes MTITDTGVPPTTDQNRPTTGPIPTGAGTASIEIVGESRDRYDEILTPDAITFLAALHHRFAGRRHDRLADRMRRRFEIGNGHDPHFRHDTAHIREDPDWRVAGAGPGLEDRRVEITGPTDPKMTINALNSGAKVWLADQEDATSPTWRNVIEGQLSLYDAIRDRLTFTNDAGKEYRVTAERTPTIVMRPRGWHLVEEHIRFSDRLGRSMAASGSLVDFGLYVFHNAAELIDRGRGPYFYIAKLESAEEAKLWDDVFTFTEEYLGLTHGTIRATVLIETLPAAFEMEEILFELRDHCAGLNAGRWDYIFSIIKNYRGRGARFVLPDRSEVTMTVPFMRAYTELLVKTCHKRGAFAIGGMSAFIPNRRDPDMTAMAIEKVAADKKREAGDGFDGTWVAHPDLIPTARAEFDAVLGERPNQVDRQRDDVQVTSADLLNLQIGRPITAKGVHDNVSVGIRYIEAWLRGLGAVAIDGLMEDAATAEISRSQIWQWIHQDRSTEEGDAITREYVEELITRVLGEVERFDGDRFDEAAEIFRDVATGEEFPAFLTLGAYARYLAA; translated from the coding sequence ATGACCATCACCGATACGGGCGTGCCGCCCACGACCGACCAGAACCGCCCCACGACCGGACCGATCCCGACGGGCGCCGGCACGGCATCCATCGAGATCGTCGGCGAGAGCCGGGACCGCTACGACGAGATCCTCACCCCCGACGCCATCACCTTCCTCGCGGCGCTGCACCACCGCTTCGCCGGTCGGCGCCACGACCGTCTCGCCGACCGCATGCGCCGACGCTTCGAGATCGGCAACGGGCACGACCCGCACTTCCGTCATGACACCGCGCACATCCGGGAAGACCCCGACTGGCGCGTGGCGGGCGCGGGACCGGGTCTCGAGGACCGACGCGTCGAGATCACCGGCCCCACCGACCCCAAGATGACGATCAACGCCCTGAACTCGGGCGCCAAGGTGTGGCTGGCCGACCAGGAGGATGCCACCAGCCCGACCTGGCGGAACGTCATCGAAGGGCAGCTGTCCCTCTACGACGCGATCCGCGACCGGCTGACGTTCACGAACGACGCGGGCAAGGAATACCGGGTCACCGCCGAGCGAACGCCCACGATCGTGATGCGGCCGCGCGGCTGGCATCTGGTCGAGGAGCACATCCGGTTCTCGGATCGACTCGGCCGGTCGATGGCGGCATCCGGGTCGCTCGTGGATTTCGGGCTGTACGTCTTCCACAACGCCGCCGAGCTGATCGACCGCGGGCGCGGACCGTACTTCTACATCGCGAAGCTGGAGTCGGCTGAGGAGGCCAAGCTCTGGGATGACGTGTTCACGTTCACCGAGGAGTACCTGGGCCTCACCCACGGCACGATCCGCGCCACGGTGCTCATCGAGACGCTGCCGGCGGCCTTCGAGATGGAGGAGATCCTCTTCGAACTGCGCGACCACTGCGCCGGCTTGAACGCCGGCCGCTGGGACTACATCTTCTCCATCATCAAGAACTACCGCGGCCGCGGGGCGCGCTTCGTTCTCCCCGACCGCAGCGAGGTGACCATGACGGTGCCGTTCATGCGCGCCTACACCGAGCTGCTCGTAAAGACGTGCCACAAGCGGGGCGCCTTCGCGATCGGCGGCATGAGCGCCTTCATCCCGAACCGCCGCGACCCCGACATGACCGCGATGGCGATCGAGAAGGTGGCCGCCGACAAGAAGCGCGAGGCCGGCGACGGCTTCGACGGCACGTGGGTGGCGCATCCCGATCTCATCCCGACCGCCCGGGCGGAGTTCGACGCGGTCCTCGGCGAGCGCCCGAACCAGGTCGATCGACAGCGCGACGACGTGCAGGTGACCTCCGCCGACCTGCTGAACCTGCAGATCGGCCGCCCGATCACGGCCAAGGGCGTGCACGACAACGTGTCGGTGGGCATCCGCTACATCGAGGCGTGGCTGCGGGGTCTCGGCGCAGTGGCCATCGACGGGCTCATGGAGGACGCCGCGACCGCGGAGATCTCACGCAGTCAAATCTGGCAGTGGATCCACCAGGACCGCAGCACCGAAGAGGGTGACGCCATCACCCGCGAGTACGTCGAGGAGCTGATCACCCGGGTGCTGGGTGAGGTGGAGCGCTTCGACGGCGACCGCTTCGACGAGGCCGCGGAGATCTTCCGCGACGTCGCGACCGGCGAGGAGTTCCCCGCGTTCCTGACCCTCGGCGCGTACGCCCGCTACCTGGCCGCCTGA
- the aceA gene encoding isocitrate lyase → MTYLATPGQPPLRAGDQTQTAAELQRIWDTDPRWDGVERTYTADDVIRLRGSVREEQTLAHRGAENLWNLLHTEEYIRALGAYTGGQAVQQVRAGLKAIYLSGWQVAADGNLAGQTYPDQSLYPANSVPAVVRRINNALMRQDGIEHAEGEITRDWMAPIVADAEAGFGGPLNAYELAQSMIQAGAAGIHWEDQLASEKKCGHLGGKVLVPTQQHVRTLNAARLAADVAGVPTIIIARTDALAADLLTSDVDPRDQEFTTGERTSEGFYRVRPGLDAVISRGLAFAPYADLLWVETGEPDIELARAFAEAIHEKFPGKLLAYNCSPSFNWKRHLDDEQIATFQADLAALGYKFQFITLAGFHALNHSMFDLARGYAERAMSAYVELQEAEFAAEAQGYTATKHQREAGTGYFDHLSTALNPDSATLALVGSTEAQQFH, encoded by the coding sequence ATGACGTATCTCGCCACCCCCGGACAGCCGCCCCTCCGCGCGGGCGACCAGACGCAGACCGCAGCCGAGCTCCAGCGGATCTGGGACACCGACCCGCGATGGGACGGCGTCGAACGCACGTACACGGCCGACGACGTCATCCGCCTGCGCGGCTCGGTGCGCGAGGAGCAGACCCTCGCGCACCGGGGCGCCGAGAACCTCTGGAACCTCCTTCACACCGAGGAGTACATCCGAGCTCTGGGCGCCTACACCGGCGGCCAGGCCGTGCAGCAGGTGCGTGCGGGACTGAAGGCCATCTACCTCTCCGGCTGGCAGGTCGCCGCCGACGGCAATCTCGCCGGACAGACCTACCCGGACCAGAGCCTGTACCCCGCCAACTCCGTGCCGGCGGTCGTGCGCCGCATCAACAACGCGCTGATGCGCCAAGACGGCATCGAGCACGCCGAGGGAGAGATCACCCGCGACTGGATGGCGCCCATCGTCGCCGACGCCGAGGCCGGGTTCGGCGGGCCGCTGAACGCCTACGAACTGGCGCAGTCGATGATCCAGGCCGGCGCCGCCGGCATCCACTGGGAGGACCAGCTGGCCAGCGAGAAGAAGTGCGGCCACCTCGGCGGCAAGGTGCTCGTGCCGACGCAGCAGCACGTCCGGACGCTGAACGCCGCGCGTCTCGCGGCTGACGTCGCCGGTGTGCCGACGATCATCATCGCGCGCACCGACGCCCTCGCGGCCGACCTGCTCACCAGCGACGTCGACCCGCGCGACCAGGAGTTCACGACCGGCGAGCGCACGAGCGAAGGCTTCTACCGCGTGCGTCCGGGTCTGGATGCGGTCATCAGCCGCGGCCTCGCCTTCGCCCCTTACGCCGATCTGCTGTGGGTCGAGACGGGCGAGCCGGACATCGAGCTGGCGCGCGCGTTCGCCGAAGCCATCCATGAGAAGTTCCCCGGAAAGCTCCTCGCCTACAACTGCTCACCGAGCTTCAACTGGAAGCGGCACCTGGACGACGAGCAGATCGCCACGTTCCAGGCGGACCTCGCGGCGCTGGGGTACAAGTTCCAGTTCATCACGCTGGCCGGCTTCCACGCCCTGAACCACTCCATGTTCGACCTCGCCCGCGGCTACGCCGAGCGCGCCATGAGCGCCTACGTCGAGCTGCAGGAGGCCGAGTTCGCCGCCGAGGCGCAGGGCTACACCGCCACCAAGCACCAGCGCGAGGCCGGAACCGGCTACTTCGACCACCTCTCGACGGCGCTCAACCCCGACAGCGCCACCCTCGCCCTGGTGGGATCCACCGAGGCGCAGCAATTCCACTGA
- a CDS encoding XRE family transcriptional regulator, with translation MESAKTLVDEVEPADDEEVDTLTIGRRIRQLRTAQGMTLDALASAVDRAPSQLSMIENGRREPKLTLLRAIARALGTSLDALLQSEPLDERASIEIALERAMRGQTFQALGIAPFRIAKTMPDDALRTMLALQGEIERLRDERAATPEEARRANVSLRRLMRTQNNHFPELEERAREILDAVDHPGGPLTQRTASDIAAHLGFTLHYVPDLPQTTRSVADIRNGRLYLSSRLSSKGDPRTAVLQALSSRILGHTEPTDYAEFLRQRVETNYLTGALLMPAAHVVPALQAAKRDRAISIEDLRDTYSVSYETAAHRFTNLATVHLDIPVHFLKVHESGTITKAYENDDVNFPADRLGAIEGQMCCRKWTSRVVFDVDDHFNPYYQYTDTGNGTYWCTARVEFSSEGAHSVSVGVRFDDTKWFLGRDTTNRGVSKHSVEVCCRRAPEDLEASWREYSWPNVRTPRTLLATLPTGSFPGVDTTDVYEFLEAHAPR, from the coding sequence ATGGAGAGTGCGAAGACCCTCGTGGACGAGGTCGAGCCGGCCGACGATGAAGAGGTGGACACCCTCACCATCGGCCGACGCATCCGCCAGCTGCGCACCGCTCAGGGCATGACGCTCGATGCACTTGCCTCCGCGGTCGACCGCGCGCCGAGCCAGCTGTCGATGATCGAGAACGGGCGCCGGGAGCCCAAGCTCACGCTGCTGCGGGCGATCGCGCGCGCCCTCGGCACATCTCTGGACGCGCTGCTGCAGTCCGAGCCCCTCGATGAACGCGCCTCGATTGAGATCGCGCTCGAGCGCGCCATGCGCGGGCAGACGTTCCAGGCGCTCGGCATCGCGCCCTTCCGCATCGCCAAGACGATGCCCGACGACGCGCTGCGGACGATGCTCGCGCTGCAGGGCGAGATCGAGCGGCTCCGCGATGAGCGAGCCGCGACCCCGGAGGAGGCGCGGCGCGCCAACGTGTCGCTGCGTCGCCTCATGCGCACGCAGAACAACCATTTCCCCGAGCTCGAGGAGCGGGCGCGGGAGATCCTCGACGCCGTCGACCATCCCGGCGGTCCGCTCACCCAGCGCACCGCATCCGACATCGCGGCACACCTCGGATTCACCTTGCACTACGTTCCCGACCTGCCGCAGACCACCCGCAGCGTCGCCGACATCCGGAACGGCCGTCTGTATCTGTCCAGTCGGCTGAGCTCCAAGGGAGATCCGCGGACCGCGGTGCTGCAGGCGCTGTCGAGTCGGATCCTCGGCCATACCGAGCCCACCGACTACGCGGAGTTCCTGCGTCAGCGCGTGGAGACGAACTACCTCACCGGTGCGCTCCTCATGCCCGCGGCGCACGTGGTGCCGGCCCTGCAGGCGGCCAAGCGCGACCGGGCGATCTCGATCGAGGATCTCCGCGACACCTACTCGGTCTCGTACGAGACGGCTGCGCACCGATTCACCAACCTCGCGACGGTCCACCTCGACATTCCGGTGCACTTCCTCAAGGTGCACGAGTCCGGCACCATCACGAAGGCGTATGAGAACGACGACGTGAACTTCCCGGCCGACCGGCTGGGGGCGATCGAGGGGCAGATGTGCTGCCGCAAGTGGACCAGTCGCGTCGTCTTCGACGTCGACGACCACTTCAACCCGTACTACCAGTACACCGACACCGGGAACGGCACATACTGGTGCACTGCTCGCGTGGAGTTCTCGAGCGAGGGTGCCCACTCTGTGAGCGTGGGCGTGCGCTTCGACGACACGAAGTGGTTCCTCGGTCGCGACACGACCAACCGAGGCGTGTCGAAGCACTCCGTGGAGGTGTGCTGCCGTCGGGCCCCGGAAGACCTCGAGGCCTCGTGGCGCGAATACTCGTGGCCGAACGTGCGCACGCCCCGGACCCTTCTGGCGACCCTCCCCACCGGCTCTTTCCCCGGCGTCGACACAACCGACGTGTACGAGTTCCTCGAGGCCCACGCCCCCCGCTGA
- a CDS encoding PucR family transcriptional regulator, which yields MPTAPTHPTVASLLRRGDLSLRFLDTVDEEQLEREVRWVHSSDLADPTPFLSEGLVLLTTGRQFDGVTDDAYAPYVARLADRGVAGVGFGTEVVRDGVPTPLIDACRAAGMPLFEVPYRTPFIAVARANAEDVAATSYARRTWALSAQRAIALAALRPDGLGATVAELARQLGAWVGLFDAAGELSRQHPANGLEPATATALREEIGAVLRRGARAGSSLRIGATPFTLQTLGRGGHLRGVIAIAAGDLDREGRGVVTAVIAMAGLALEQHGDLARARGALRAGVVQSLRGEDSAAARRIARDVWGPLPEPPLAVAVTDASAAWSDALAEYLEVRADERRGTLFFGRSDDGLVIVAPASRTDVLDDVAERFGCRIGVASPATYDTFTRTMEQARVARDRGDRGVTRFADVARAGILTALDTADARALASAALHPLVAYDAAHGAELRETLGAWLGADCSHEATARALGVHRHTVRARLSSAEKVLARDLASFAVRAELWAAFQALEPTP from the coding sequence ATGCCCACCGCCCCGACGCACCCCACCGTCGCCTCGCTGCTGCGTCGCGGCGATCTGTCTCTGCGCTTCCTGGACACCGTCGACGAGGAGCAGCTGGAGCGCGAGGTGCGCTGGGTGCACTCCAGCGACCTGGCCGATCCCACGCCGTTCCTGTCGGAGGGACTCGTGCTCCTGACGACCGGACGCCAGTTCGACGGCGTCACCGACGACGCCTACGCGCCGTACGTCGCGCGACTGGCCGACCGAGGCGTGGCCGGCGTGGGATTCGGCACCGAAGTCGTGCGCGACGGCGTTCCCACCCCGCTGATCGACGCCTGCCGGGCCGCGGGCATGCCGCTGTTCGAGGTGCCCTACCGCACGCCGTTCATCGCCGTCGCCCGAGCGAACGCCGAAGATGTCGCGGCCACCTCCTACGCCCGCCGCACGTGGGCGCTGTCGGCGCAGCGCGCCATCGCCCTCGCCGCGCTCCGGCCCGATGGGCTCGGGGCGACCGTCGCCGAGCTCGCGCGTCAGCTCGGCGCCTGGGTCGGCCTGTTCGATGCCGCCGGCGAGCTCTCCCGGCAGCATCCCGCGAACGGCCTCGAGCCCGCGACGGCGACCGCGCTGCGGGAGGAGATCGGCGCAGTGCTGCGGCGCGGGGCACGCGCCGGGTCGTCCCTGCGAATCGGCGCGACCCCGTTCACCCTGCAGACGCTCGGGCGCGGCGGACACCTGCGCGGGGTCATCGCGATCGCGGCCGGCGACCTCGATCGCGAGGGGCGCGGGGTCGTCACGGCCGTGATCGCCATGGCCGGCCTCGCGCTCGAACAGCACGGCGACCTCGCCCGCGCTCGGGGCGCACTGCGGGCCGGGGTGGTGCAGTCGCTGCGCGGCGAGGACTCCGCCGCCGCACGACGCATCGCCCGAGACGTGTGGGGGCCGCTGCCCGAACCGCCCCTCGCGGTCGCCGTGACCGACGCGAGCGCCGCCTGGTCCGACGCGCTCGCCGAATACCTCGAGGTGCGGGCGGACGAGCGCCGCGGCACGCTCTTCTTCGGGCGGAGCGACGACGGCCTCGTGATCGTCGCACCGGCATCGCGCACCGATGTGCTCGACGACGTCGCGGAGCGGTTCGGATGCCGCATCGGCGTCGCCTCCCCCGCGACCTACGACACCTTCACGCGAACGATGGAGCAGGCCCGCGTCGCCCGGGACCGCGGCGACCGCGGCGTGACCCGATTCGCCGACGTCGCCCGCGCCGGCATCCTCACCGCTCTCGACACGGCGGATGCCCGCGCCCTGGCGTCGGCAGCCCTGCACCCGCTCGTGGCGTACGACGCCGCCCACGGCGCGGAGCTGCGTGAGACGCTGGGTGCGTGGCTCGGTGCGGACTGCTCGCACGAAGCCACCGCACGTGCCCTCGGCGTGCACCGCCACACCGTGCGCGCCCGCCTCTCGTCGGCCGAGAAGGTGCTCGCGCGCGACCTCGCCTCCTTCGCCGTGCGCGCCGAGCTGTGGGCCGCATTCCAGGCCCTCGAACCCACCCCCTGA